Sequence from the Bacillus thuringiensis genome:
CACCTAATGCTCCAAGGACTGTCGTCCCGCCTAACTTAGCAAGTAATCCTAATAAGATCTCACCTGCATAAATGTTACCGAATAAACGAAGACCTAACGTTAATGTGTTAGCAAACTCCTCAATAACCTTTAATGGGAATAAGAATTTCATAGGTTGGAAATAACCTTTAACGTATTCTTTCGTACCCTTCATCTTAATTCCATAATAATGGGTGAGGGTAACTACCATCACGGCTAATGTTAATGTAACTGCTGGATCAGACGTTGGTGATCTCCACCATGCAATATGTTCGCCAGCCTCAACTGTTGAATACATGAATGGTAAACCAAGGAAGTTCGATACGATGATAAACATGATAAGCGTAACGCCAAGCGTTAAGAATCGTCCACCTGTTTTCCAGTCCATCGTACTATTGATAATCCCTTTCACGAAGTCAAACACCCATTCCATGAAATTTTGCATTCCTGTTGGGCGAAGAGCTAAACTGCGAGTTCCAATAACAGCGATTACGAAAACAATAACTGCTGCTACAGTAACCATCATCACTGATGACAAATCGAACGTTAAACCTAGAAATTCAACTAATTTACCGTGTTCCACTAGTAATTCACCTCTCTTCCCTGCTCTTATACTCTAAATAAAGAAAATCTATGATCATGACAAGGTATCCTGTCAGCAATCCTACACCTAGGCCCCACATCGCAATTAACTCTTGATATTTGGCTGCAAATAAAATTAATAACCCAATCGTCGCGAACCTTGAATATGTACTTACAGCTGTCGCCTTAAACTTCACGTTTTCTCCATTTGTCACGCGATCTAATAGCTTGTCTGTTCTACGTGCAATGATGCGCAAACTAAGAAAACTGAAAATCGTTCCGATAATCAGCCCAAGAAATACATCCTTGTAAGAGGTAAATCCCCATCCTAGCACTAGAAGCGCAAGCAAGTAGTACATATATTTCTTTTGTCTTTGGACAAGTCCATGTACGTCTATCATCATTGCTCTCCCGAATAGTAATGTCGAATGAGTCGAATCATTGCGTATACCCCTGTTCCTAACCCGAGTAATAACCCTATAATAAGAAACAATGGAAACGTTCCAACCTTATTATCAATCCACTGCCCACCAAAGATTCCAACAAGAATAGAACCGACTAACTGAGCAAGAATACCTGACATTAAAGCATAAGCTTTTATATGGCTGCGATCGTTTTTTTGCAAGGATTCATCCCTCCAATATGTAACCCTCATTCACGATGTGTTAATAATAACTCATTTTTTTGCATAAATCCTATACAAAATAAAAAGTTTACATTTTCGTCACGGAATGGATGTATTTTTGTCACTGAAAGCCCTACCATCTATCCCCGTTGTTAGCATACAATAGGGTATTAACAGTGTCAACGAGAAATCGTAAAAAATCAAAAAATTTGAGTATTAGTCATTTCCTCCCAAAAATGAAAACGTTCCCCTTCTAAATACTGGTTAGAGATATGCAATTTCTAACAGTTTTCTCTTTATAATAGAAGGGAATGTTCACAAGTTTGTCACTATTATATTTTTAAGATATAACGCTTTCCTTCCATAATATAGTGCTCTTTAGACGTAAGACTTCTATATTATATGTGATGTGTATGCAACTTATGTTGTATATACTATGTATATTTATCCCCCTCCCCTGCCTCAGCGAGGCGCAAAAAAAACGAGAGGGGAATCCCCTCTCGTCAGTTGTCTTACTTCGTTCCGAATAAACGGTCACCAGCATCACCAAGGCCTGGTACTACATATCCGTGGTCATTTAATTTCTCATCTAATGCTGCTACATAAATATCAACATCAGGATGTTCTTCTTGTACTACTTTTACTCCTTCTGGAGCTGCAACGATACACATTAATTTAATTTGTTTTGCACCGCGCTTTTTCAGAGAGTTAATTGCTTCAGCTGCAGAACCACCTGTTGCTAGCATCGGATCTAGTACGATAAAGTCACGCTCTTCTACATCCGTTGGAAGTTTCACATAGTATTCTACCGGTTGCAATGTTTTAGGGTCACGGTATAAACCAACGTGTCCTACTTTTGCTGCTGGAATTAATTTCAGAATTCCATCAACCATGCCTAAACCTGCACGTAAAATCGGAATTAAACCAAGTTTTTTACCAGCGATCACTTTTGTTGTCGCTTTGCTTACAGGTGTTTCAATTTCAATGTCTTTAAGTGGAAGATCGCGAGTAATTTCGAAAGCCATTAAGCTTGCTACTTCGTCCACTAATTCACGAAAATCTTTCGTACCTGTATTCTTATCGCGAATATATGTAATCTTATGTTGAATTAACGGGTGATCAAATACATACAGTTTTCCCATGTGAATCTCTCCTTTAGATGATATTCATGCGTTTGCACGCTTTTTTACACTATTTACGATTGTAAAGAAAACGCTACTAATATTCAAGGGCAAATTTGGCAAAATCATGATTTTACAATGAATCTATCTAGTATCTTTACCAATTATGGGAGCTGTATCCTTCATTATATCGCCAAAATTTATTCATCATTTGTATACATACTTAATGAAGAATATATGTCCAAAAAAAAAGACTGCCAAAACAATTACGTCTCAGCAGTCTTCTTTCATCTATTATAGAT
This genomic interval carries:
- the atpB gene encoding F0F1 ATP synthase subunit A, whose translation is MEHGKLVEFLGLTFDLSSVMMVTVAAVIVFVIAVIGTRSLALRPTGMQNFMEWVFDFVKGIINSTMDWKTGGRFLTLGVTLIMFIIVSNFLGLPFMYSTVEAGEHIAWWRSPTSDPAVTLTLAVMVVTLTHYYGIKMKGTKEYVKGYFQPMKFLFPLKVIEEFANTLTLGLRLFGNIYAGEILLGLLAKLGGTTVLGALGALVPMLAWMGFSVFVGSIQSFIFVMLTMVYMAHKVSHDH
- a CDS encoding ATP synthase subunit I; amino-acid sequence: MIDVHGLVQRQKKYMYYLLALLVLGWGFTSYKDVFLGLIIGTIFSFLSLRIIARRTDKLLDRVTNGENVKFKATAVSTYSRFATIGLLILFAAKYQELIAMWGLGVGLLTGYLVMIIDFLYLEYKSREER
- a CDS encoding AtpZ/AtpI family protein codes for the protein MQKNDRSHIKAYALMSGILAQLVGSILVGIFGGQWIDNKVGTFPLFLIIGLLLGLGTGVYAMIRLIRHYYSGEQ
- a CDS encoding DUF4024 domain-containing protein, encoding MVGLSVTKIHPFRDENVNFLFCIGFMQKNELLLTHRE
- the upp gene encoding uracil phosphoribosyltransferase — protein: MGKLYVFDHPLIQHKITYIRDKNTGTKDFRELVDEVASLMAFEITRDLPLKDIEIETPVSKATTKVIAGKKLGLIPILRAGLGMVDGILKLIPAAKVGHVGLYRDPKTLQPVEYYVKLPTDVEERDFIVLDPMLATGGSAAEAINSLKKRGAKQIKLMCIVAAPEGVKVVQEEHPDVDIYVAALDEKLNDHGYVVPGLGDAGDRLFGTK